The following coding sequences are from one Gossypium hirsutum isolate 1008001.06 chromosome A12, Gossypium_hirsutum_v2.1, whole genome shotgun sequence window:
- the LOC107922723 gene encoding uncharacterized WD repeat-containing protein C1306.02 isoform X1, with amino-acid sequence MADSQLKQCQWNIRSSQYLGEISALCFLHLPSHLSSFPFLLSGTGSQVLLYDLESSMMIKSFQIFEGIRVHGLICSLLDNTTLACKVVVCGEKRVKSFNLTFELVSKSNTQSEFCVDLCLIHSLPRFTHWVLDVLFLKDHCLAIGCSDNSVHVWDMLKSSLVLQVPSPDRCLLYSIRLWGDNLEALRIASGTIYNEIIVWKVICQHDSPTSTSSVKGCMNLSSSNSNFAKCYNQQYKAVHICRLVGHEGSIFRIVWSSNGVKLVSVSDDRSARIWTIHDHDDRREIVGPVLFGHSARIWDCCISDHLIVTAGEDCTCRVWGLDGKQLRMIKEHIGRGIWRCLYDPNSSLLVTAGFDSAIKVHRLHTSVCKTLDLEGDADSEDIIEGAQISTTCIPNSMEHAGLMDSKSEYVRSLYFKCEDTIYVATNHGYLYHALLSETGDVKWTELVRVNGEVPIVCLDLLSASLSRNHCGIEDWVAVGDGKGNMTVVGITGNPSSPKVAFTFAWPAGAERQLLGTYWCKSLGCRYVFTTDPRGVLKLWWLYDPSISVYQDSQRMSLIAEFPSSFGIRIMCLDASFEEEVLVCGDLRGNLILFPLLKDLLLCTAATSGVKISPRSYFKGAHGISTVSNISVSRLSHGQVEIRTTGADGCICYLEYDKDQESFEFIGMKQLKELSLIESVSADFKSADDLANRKYAAGFASTDFIIWNLITEAKVLQIPCGGWRRPHSYYLGDVPEMRNCFAYVKDEIIYIHRHWLPGGGKTNFPRNLHLQFHGREMHSLCFVSENLQVQGNEEENLVDKSSWIATGCEDGTVRLTRFAPEMENWSASKLLGEHVGGSAVRSICFVSKTQIIPSVVSSTPGLEKGQNDTSDGKQNPCLLVSVGAKRVLTTWLLRNRSLDEEEEIYPEQKLNRCETRCKPTVKQCSSMSFRWLSTNMPIRSPSMEGREKTVSAANKISSLDSDAKTGSTFIEKEGTKSKTCLVNKYEDDWRYLAVTAFLVKCAGSRLTVCFVVVACSDATLTLQALVLPHRLWFDVAILALMPSPVLALQHAVVPFCNLTQTSSTYLVISGATDGSIAFWEITESVETFVQRVSSLNIEKFIDCQKRPRTGRGSQGGRQWRSLNSSMPKRRFGVDLVTRKAGDVDDSDSNITPDTSSELNDLQKRSKNCSQAEHDTLLEPETSRTDSLTEICEIQPIRVMNNVHQSGVNCLHVSGDFQGSGNCYLLNIVSGGDDQAVHCLQLKLTLSSTELDAKVVTSEAIRSTIQSESTENIVDCNNKNQAPNNIRFLNQYRIPSAHSSAIKGIWTDGTWVFSTGLDQRIRCWLVGEHGELTEHALLIISVPEPEALDARACGRNHYQIAVSGRGMQMVEFFLP; translated from the exons ATGGCGGACTCGCAGCTGAAACAATGCCAATGGAACATACGTAGCAGTCAATACCTTGGAGAAATCTCAGCCCTTTGTTTTCTCCACCTTCCCTCTCATCTCTCTTCTTTCCCTTTTCTCCTTTCCG GTACTGGTTCTCAAGTTCTTCTTTATGATCTAGAATCATCAATGATgataaaatcttttcaaatctTTGAAGGCATTCGCGTACATGGACTCATTTGTAGCTTGCTTGATAATACTACTTTAGCTTGTAAAGTAGTTGTTTGTGGTGAAAAGAGAGTAAAGTCATTTAATTTAACCTTTGAATTGGTGTCTAAATCAAATACCCAGAGTGAGTTTTGCGTCGACTTGTGTTTAATTCACTCTTTGCCCAGATTTACTCATTGGGTTCTTGATGTTTTGTTCTTAAAg GACCATTGTCTTGCTATTGGATGTAGTGACAACTCTGTTCATGTTTGGGATATGTTAAAGTCCAGTTTGGTTCTTCAAGTTCCATCTCCAG ATAGGTGCCTTTTGTATTCCATTCGATTATGGGGTGACAATCTTGAGGCTCTTCGAATTGCTTCTGGTACAATTTATAATGAG ATTATAGTCTGGAAAGTCATTTGTCAACATGATTCACCAACTTCAACAAGTTCTGTGAAAGGTTGCATGAATTTAAGCAGCTCAAATTCCAACTTTGCCAAGTGTTATAATCAGCAGTATAAAGCTGTTCATATATGTAGACTTGTGGGACATGAAGGTTCAATATTTCGCATTGTCTGGTCTTCCAATGGAGTCAAACTTGTTTCTGTGTCAGATGATCGGAG TGCTCGTATCTGGACAATACATGATCATGATGATAGAAGGGAGATTGTTGGTCCTGTGCTCTTTGGCCATAGTGCTCGGATTTGGGACTGCTGTATTTCTGATCAT TTAATTGTTACTGCTGGTGAGGACTGCACATGTCGTGTGTGGGGTCTGGATGGAAAGCAGCTTAGGATGATTAAGGAACATAT AGGAAGAGGCATTTGGCGATGTTTATATGATCCAAATTCTTCACTTCTTGTTACTGCTGGGTTTGACTCTGCTATTAAAGTTCACCGGTTGCACACTTCTGTTTGTAAGACATTGGACTTGGAAGGAGATGCTGATTCTGAAGATATAATTGAGGGAGCACAGATAAGCACTACTTGCATCCCAAATTCAATGGAGCATGCTGGACTCATGGATAG CAAAAGTGAATATGTGCGCTCcttgtattttaaatgtgaagatACCATTTATGTTGCTACGAATCATGGTTATCTCTATCATGCTCTATTATCTGAGACAGGGGATGTCAAATGGACTGAACTGGTCCGTGTCAATGGAGAGGTTCCAATTGTTTGTTTGGATCTGTTGTCAGCAAGCCTTTCCAGAAATCATTGCGGTATAGAAGATTGGGTTGCTGTTGGAGATGGTAAAGGAAACATGACTGTTGTTGGAATCACTGGTAATCCTTCCTCACCCAAAGTGGCCTTCACCTTTGCTTGGCCAGCTGGAGCGGAGAGGCAACTCTTAGGAACTTACTGGTGTAAGTCACTCGGATGTAG GTATGTCTTCACCACTGATCCCAGAGGAGTTTTAAAGCTGTGGTGGCTATATGACCCCTCGATATCTGTTTATCAGGATTCTCAAAGAATGTCCCTTATAGCTGAATTCCCTTCGAGCTTTGGAATACGAATTATGTGTTTGGATGCCTCATTTGAGGAAGAG GTACTAGTCTGTGGAGATCTGCGTGGTAATCTGATTCTGTTCCCTTTATTAAAAGACCTATTGCTATGCACGGCTGCCACTTCGGGTGTGAAGATATCTCCACGAAGTTATTTCAAAGGAGCTCATGGGATTTCGACCGTGTCCAACATTTCAGTTTCTAGATTGAGTCACGGTCAAGTTGAAATCCGAACG acTGGAGCAGATGGGTGCATATGTTATTTAGAATACGATAAGGACCAAGAAAGTTTTGAATTTATAGGAATGAAACAATTGAAAGAATTGAGTTTGATTGAATCTGTCTCCGCTGATTTCAAGTCTGCTGATGATCTGGCAAACCGCAAATATGCTGCTGGTTTTGCGTCAACGGATTTCATAATATGGAATTTGATAACTGAGGCAAAG GTTTTGCAAATTCCATGTGGAGGATGGCGACGTCCTCATTCCTATTACCTTGGTGATGTACCGGAGATGAGGAACTGTTTTGCATACGTCAAG GATGAAATTATCTATATTCATAGGCATTGGTTACCAGGAGGCGGGAAAACAAACTTCCCTCGGAATTTACACTTACAGTTTCATGGGAGAGAGATGCATTCCTTATGCTTTGTTTCTGAAAATTTACAAGTTCAAGGAAATGAAGAGGAAAACTTAGTTGACAAATCTAGTTGGATTGCAACTGGATGTGAAGATGGAACTGTGAGGTTAACTAG GTTTGCTCCAGAAATGGAGAATTGGTCTGCATCTAAATTGCTTGGGGAACATGTTGGTGGATCTGCTGTTAGATCAATATGCTTTGTGTCAAAGACACAAATAATTCCTTCCGTTGTATCCAGCACGCCTGGCTTGGAAAAGGGACAAAATGACACTTCAGATGGCAAACAAAATCCATGTTTGCTGGTTTCCGTTGGTGCAAAGCGTGTTCTGACAACTTGGTTACTAAGGAATAGGAGTCTGGACGAGGAGGAAGAAATATACCCTGAACAAAAGCTCAACAGATGTGAAACCAGGTGTAAACCAACAGTCAAACAGTGTTCATCGATGTCATTTAGGTGGCTTTCAACAAATATGCCAATAAGAAGTCCTAGCATGGAAGGAAGAGAAAAAACCGTGAGTGCTGCCAACAAAATTTCTAGCCTTGATAGTGATGCAAAGACTGGATCAACTTTTATAGAGAAAGAGGGAACAAAGTCAAAAACTTGCTTGGTGAATAAGTATGAAGATGATTGGAGATACCTTGCTGTAACTGCTTTTCTTGTTAAATGTGCCGGTTCCAG GTTGACTGTCTGTTTTGTTGTCGTTGCTTGTTCAGATGCCACGTTAACATTGCAGGCTCTGGTCTTACCACATAGATTATG GTTTGATGTTGCTATATTAGCTTTGATGCCATCCCCGGTTTTAGCATTGCAGCATGCAGTTGTCCCTTTCTGTAATTTAACCCAGACTAGCAGCACGTACCTTGTGATAAGTGGAGCTACTGATGGCAGCATTGCCTTTTGGGAGATAACTGAGAGTGTTGAAACCTTTGTTCAACGAGTATCTAGTCTTAATATAGAGAAGTTCATTGATTGCCAGAAACGGCCACGTACAGGAAGAGGAAGTCAAGGAGGACGGCAATGGAGATCACTGAACAGTAGCATGCCTAAGAGAAGATTCGGTGTTGACTTGGTAACTAGAAAAGCTGGAGATGTGGATGATAGCGATTCAAATATTACACCTGACACATCTTCGGAATTAAATGACCTTCAAAAGAGGTCGAAGAACTGTTCTCAAGCCGAGCATGACACTTTGCTCGAGCCAGAGACCAGCAGAACCGATTCCTTAACCGAGATATGTGAAATACAGCCTATACGTGTTATGAATAATGTACACCAGTCTGGTGTGAATTGTCTCCACGTTTCAGGGGACTTCCAAGGTTCCGGCAACTGTTATCTGTTAAATATTGTCAGCGGGGGTGATGACCAAGCAGTTCATTGTCTTCAACTGAAGCTGACACTGTCATCGACTGAGTTAGATGCTAAAGTTGTGACCTCAGAAGCAATAAGATCAACCATTCAGTCCGAAAGTACTGAGAACATTGTAGATTGTAACAATAAGAACCAGGCCCCGAATAACATTAGATTCCTCAATCAATATAGAATCCCCTCGGCTCATAGTTCTGCTATAAAAG GCATTTGGACAGATGGGACCTGGGTGTTTTCCACCGGTCTTGATCAGCGCATCAGGTGTTGGCTTGTTGGTGAGCACGGTGAACTAACCGAGCACGCTCTTCTAATCATTAGCGTACCAGAGCCAGAAGCATTAGATGCAAGAGCATGCGGCAG GAACCACTATCAGATTGCCGTTTCCGGAAGAGGGATGCAGATGGTCGAGTTCTTCCTACCTTAA
- the LOC107922723 gene encoding uncharacterized WD repeat-containing protein C1306.02 isoform X2, giving the protein MNLSSSNSNFAKCYNQQYKAVHICRLVGHEGSIFRIVWSSNGVKLVSVSDDRSARIWTIHDHDDRREIVGPVLFGHSARIWDCCISDHLIVTAGEDCTCRVWGLDGKQLRMIKEHIGRGIWRCLYDPNSSLLVTAGFDSAIKVHRLHTSVCKTLDLEGDADSEDIIEGAQISTTCIPNSMEHAGLMDSKSEYVRSLYFKCEDTIYVATNHGYLYHALLSETGDVKWTELVRVNGEVPIVCLDLLSASLSRNHCGIEDWVAVGDGKGNMTVVGITGNPSSPKVAFTFAWPAGAERQLLGTYWCKSLGCRYVFTTDPRGVLKLWWLYDPSISVYQDSQRMSLIAEFPSSFGIRIMCLDASFEEEVLVCGDLRGNLILFPLLKDLLLCTAATSGVKISPRSYFKGAHGISTVSNISVSRLSHGQVEIRTTGADGCICYLEYDKDQESFEFIGMKQLKELSLIESVSADFKSADDLANRKYAAGFASTDFIIWNLITEAKVLQIPCGGWRRPHSYYLGDVPEMRNCFAYVKDEIIYIHRHWLPGGGKTNFPRNLHLQFHGREMHSLCFVSENLQVQGNEEENLVDKSSWIATGCEDGTVRLTRFAPEMENWSASKLLGEHVGGSAVRSICFVSKTQIIPSVVSSTPGLEKGQNDTSDGKQNPCLLVSVGAKRVLTTWLLRNRSLDEEEEIYPEQKLNRCETRCKPTVKQCSSMSFRWLSTNMPIRSPSMEGREKTVSAANKISSLDSDAKTGSTFIEKEGTKSKTCLVNKYEDDWRYLAVTAFLVKCAGSRLTVCFVVVACSDATLTLQALVLPHRLWFDVAILALMPSPVLALQHAVVPFCNLTQTSSTYLVISGATDGSIAFWEITESVETFVQRVSSLNIEKFIDCQKRPRTGRGSQGGRQWRSLNSSMPKRRFGVDLVTRKAGDVDDSDSNITPDTSSELNDLQKRSKNCSQAEHDTLLEPETSRTDSLTEICEIQPIRVMNNVHQSGVNCLHVSGDFQGSGNCYLLNIVSGGDDQAVHCLQLKLTLSSTELDAKVVTSEAIRSTIQSESTENIVDCNNKNQAPNNIRFLNQYRIPSAHSSAIKGIWTDGTWVFSTGLDQRIRCWLVGEHGELTEHALLIISVPEPEALDARACGRNHYQIAVSGRGMQMVEFFLP; this is encoded by the exons ATGAATTTAAGCAGCTCAAATTCCAACTTTGCCAAGTGTTATAATCAGCAGTATAAAGCTGTTCATATATGTAGACTTGTGGGACATGAAGGTTCAATATTTCGCATTGTCTGGTCTTCCAATGGAGTCAAACTTGTTTCTGTGTCAGATGATCGGAG TGCTCGTATCTGGACAATACATGATCATGATGATAGAAGGGAGATTGTTGGTCCTGTGCTCTTTGGCCATAGTGCTCGGATTTGGGACTGCTGTATTTCTGATCAT TTAATTGTTACTGCTGGTGAGGACTGCACATGTCGTGTGTGGGGTCTGGATGGAAAGCAGCTTAGGATGATTAAGGAACATAT AGGAAGAGGCATTTGGCGATGTTTATATGATCCAAATTCTTCACTTCTTGTTACTGCTGGGTTTGACTCTGCTATTAAAGTTCACCGGTTGCACACTTCTGTTTGTAAGACATTGGACTTGGAAGGAGATGCTGATTCTGAAGATATAATTGAGGGAGCACAGATAAGCACTACTTGCATCCCAAATTCAATGGAGCATGCTGGACTCATGGATAG CAAAAGTGAATATGTGCGCTCcttgtattttaaatgtgaagatACCATTTATGTTGCTACGAATCATGGTTATCTCTATCATGCTCTATTATCTGAGACAGGGGATGTCAAATGGACTGAACTGGTCCGTGTCAATGGAGAGGTTCCAATTGTTTGTTTGGATCTGTTGTCAGCAAGCCTTTCCAGAAATCATTGCGGTATAGAAGATTGGGTTGCTGTTGGAGATGGTAAAGGAAACATGACTGTTGTTGGAATCACTGGTAATCCTTCCTCACCCAAAGTGGCCTTCACCTTTGCTTGGCCAGCTGGAGCGGAGAGGCAACTCTTAGGAACTTACTGGTGTAAGTCACTCGGATGTAG GTATGTCTTCACCACTGATCCCAGAGGAGTTTTAAAGCTGTGGTGGCTATATGACCCCTCGATATCTGTTTATCAGGATTCTCAAAGAATGTCCCTTATAGCTGAATTCCCTTCGAGCTTTGGAATACGAATTATGTGTTTGGATGCCTCATTTGAGGAAGAG GTACTAGTCTGTGGAGATCTGCGTGGTAATCTGATTCTGTTCCCTTTATTAAAAGACCTATTGCTATGCACGGCTGCCACTTCGGGTGTGAAGATATCTCCACGAAGTTATTTCAAAGGAGCTCATGGGATTTCGACCGTGTCCAACATTTCAGTTTCTAGATTGAGTCACGGTCAAGTTGAAATCCGAACG acTGGAGCAGATGGGTGCATATGTTATTTAGAATACGATAAGGACCAAGAAAGTTTTGAATTTATAGGAATGAAACAATTGAAAGAATTGAGTTTGATTGAATCTGTCTCCGCTGATTTCAAGTCTGCTGATGATCTGGCAAACCGCAAATATGCTGCTGGTTTTGCGTCAACGGATTTCATAATATGGAATTTGATAACTGAGGCAAAG GTTTTGCAAATTCCATGTGGAGGATGGCGACGTCCTCATTCCTATTACCTTGGTGATGTACCGGAGATGAGGAACTGTTTTGCATACGTCAAG GATGAAATTATCTATATTCATAGGCATTGGTTACCAGGAGGCGGGAAAACAAACTTCCCTCGGAATTTACACTTACAGTTTCATGGGAGAGAGATGCATTCCTTATGCTTTGTTTCTGAAAATTTACAAGTTCAAGGAAATGAAGAGGAAAACTTAGTTGACAAATCTAGTTGGATTGCAACTGGATGTGAAGATGGAACTGTGAGGTTAACTAG GTTTGCTCCAGAAATGGAGAATTGGTCTGCATCTAAATTGCTTGGGGAACATGTTGGTGGATCTGCTGTTAGATCAATATGCTTTGTGTCAAAGACACAAATAATTCCTTCCGTTGTATCCAGCACGCCTGGCTTGGAAAAGGGACAAAATGACACTTCAGATGGCAAACAAAATCCATGTTTGCTGGTTTCCGTTGGTGCAAAGCGTGTTCTGACAACTTGGTTACTAAGGAATAGGAGTCTGGACGAGGAGGAAGAAATATACCCTGAACAAAAGCTCAACAGATGTGAAACCAGGTGTAAACCAACAGTCAAACAGTGTTCATCGATGTCATTTAGGTGGCTTTCAACAAATATGCCAATAAGAAGTCCTAGCATGGAAGGAAGAGAAAAAACCGTGAGTGCTGCCAACAAAATTTCTAGCCTTGATAGTGATGCAAAGACTGGATCAACTTTTATAGAGAAAGAGGGAACAAAGTCAAAAACTTGCTTGGTGAATAAGTATGAAGATGATTGGAGATACCTTGCTGTAACTGCTTTTCTTGTTAAATGTGCCGGTTCCAG GTTGACTGTCTGTTTTGTTGTCGTTGCTTGTTCAGATGCCACGTTAACATTGCAGGCTCTGGTCTTACCACATAGATTATG GTTTGATGTTGCTATATTAGCTTTGATGCCATCCCCGGTTTTAGCATTGCAGCATGCAGTTGTCCCTTTCTGTAATTTAACCCAGACTAGCAGCACGTACCTTGTGATAAGTGGAGCTACTGATGGCAGCATTGCCTTTTGGGAGATAACTGAGAGTGTTGAAACCTTTGTTCAACGAGTATCTAGTCTTAATATAGAGAAGTTCATTGATTGCCAGAAACGGCCACGTACAGGAAGAGGAAGTCAAGGAGGACGGCAATGGAGATCACTGAACAGTAGCATGCCTAAGAGAAGATTCGGTGTTGACTTGGTAACTAGAAAAGCTGGAGATGTGGATGATAGCGATTCAAATATTACACCTGACACATCTTCGGAATTAAATGACCTTCAAAAGAGGTCGAAGAACTGTTCTCAAGCCGAGCATGACACTTTGCTCGAGCCAGAGACCAGCAGAACCGATTCCTTAACCGAGATATGTGAAATACAGCCTATACGTGTTATGAATAATGTACACCAGTCTGGTGTGAATTGTCTCCACGTTTCAGGGGACTTCCAAGGTTCCGGCAACTGTTATCTGTTAAATATTGTCAGCGGGGGTGATGACCAAGCAGTTCATTGTCTTCAACTGAAGCTGACACTGTCATCGACTGAGTTAGATGCTAAAGTTGTGACCTCAGAAGCAATAAGATCAACCATTCAGTCCGAAAGTACTGAGAACATTGTAGATTGTAACAATAAGAACCAGGCCCCGAATAACATTAGATTCCTCAATCAATATAGAATCCCCTCGGCTCATAGTTCTGCTATAAAAG GCATTTGGACAGATGGGACCTGGGTGTTTTCCACCGGTCTTGATCAGCGCATCAGGTGTTGGCTTGTTGGTGAGCACGGTGAACTAACCGAGCACGCTCTTCTAATCATTAGCGTACCAGAGCCAGAAGCATTAGATGCAAGAGCATGCGGCAG GAACCACTATCAGATTGCCGTTTCCGGAAGAGGGATGCAGATGGTCGAGTTCTTCCTACCTTAA
- the LOC107922705 gene encoding E3 ubiquitin-protein ligase ZNF598, giving the protein MDDSCAVCADNLEWVAYGACGHRDVCSTCVSRLRFICNDRRCCICKTESNVIFVTKALGDYTRMINDFSVLPSDVREGRVGSYWYHEDTQAFFDDVDHYRMIKAMCRLSCSICDKMDEQSNDGVKRRGKFRNIEQLKGHLFHKHRLVMCSLCLEGRKVFICEQKLYTRAQLHQHINTGDSEVDGTESERGGFMGHPMCEFCKTPFYGDNELYSHMSTEHYTCHICQRQHPGQYEYYKNYDDLEIHFRRDHYLCEDEACLAKKFIVFQSEAELKRHNTIEHGGRMSRAQRSAALQIPTSFRYRRSNEENRHGRGRTFRREASDNDYQLSMAIEASLGMASDPPASSTAQAVSNHRDTNDIDPLVQPFESLSTTDAESSSRYLQALGTGSRGGPLQESSFPPLPVAPSTSQQKSQHSSGLPNNNMAAHLRRQKNGNKNALSSAQAWPATSHRTGQASSISSQVRPGANVSAVISLGNGSGNGNRVAQLGYASSTQAQAHAQAQAQAQAQAQAQAQAQAQAQARPTTADILMSSGSRTSSGSKSRISHSSSAPNLSDGGYSEPSASDFPPVSAAQGHKQSSSSQVLTNVEDVRMANKSLVEKMRAALDYDEEKYTAFKEVSGQYRQGLIGTDRYLDYVHQHGLSHLVLELARLLPDVQKQKELIDTYHASLQSNGLQENGGGAQGSVLWKEKDASKKGKGKGKSVDTAGSNSKDVLADSILSTVRQLQSSYKPTEEITEVLSKDGYRPSKGKAKVMVEEQQVQLNSSNQPSIRIGGQNESLPVKAGSGDGGGGSKQRKKTSKFHRVRLGDGSMASLVDLKNSEPDPEPEPLDNKFDGSQNSTGALPVRGVWKKGGSKKLFL; this is encoded by the exons ATGGACGACAGCTGTGCGGTTTGTGCTGACAATTTGGAATGGGTTGCCTATGGCGCCTGTGGTCATCGGGACGTCTGCTCCACGTGCGTCTCTCGTCTCCGATTCATCTGCAACGATCGCCGCTGCTGCATCTGTAAAACTGAATCCAACGTCATCTTCGTCACTAAG GCTTTAGGGGATTATACGAGGATGATAAATGACTTCTCTGTATTGCCATCTGATGTAAGAGAAGGACGGGTGGGTTCTTATTGGTACCATGAGGATACACAGGCCTTTTTCGATGATGTTGATCACTACAGGATGATCAAGGCAATGTGCAGGCTTTCGTGCAGTATATGTGACAAGATGGATGAGCAGTCCAATGATGGGGTGAAGCGGCGAGGGAAGTTTAGGAACATTGAACAGCTGAAAGGTCATTTGTTTCATAAACATAGATTGGTTATGTGCAGCCTGTGTTTGGAGGGTCGAAAG GTGTTTATTTGTGAACAAAAGCTATATACTAGAGCACAGTTACATCAACATATAAACACAGGTGACTCTGAGGTGGACGGAACTGAGAGTGAGAGAGGTGGCTTCATGGGGCATCCAATGTGTGAATTCTGCAAGACCCCGTTTTATGGGGATAATGAATTATATTCGCACATGTCCACAGAgcactatacatgtcatatatgcCAAAG GCAGCATCCAGGACAATATGAATATTACAAGAATTATGATGACCTTGAG ATTCATTTTCGCCGAGATCATTACCTATGTGAGGATGAGGCTTGCCTTGCCAAAAAGTTCATCGTCTTCCAGTCTGAAGCTGAACTAAAG AGACATAATACCATTGAACATGGAGGTCGCATGTCTCGAGCACAACGTAGTGCTGCTTTACAA ATTCCAACAAGCTTTCGGTATCGTCGAAGTAATGAAGAAAATCGCCATGGAAGGGGACGAACATTTCGGCGTGAGGCTTCTGATAATGACTATCAACTTTCAATGGCCATTGAGGCAAGTTTGGGAATGGCCAGTGATCCTCCAGCATCATCTACAGCACAGGCAGTCTCTAATCATAGAGACACAAATGATATTGATCCGCTTGTTCAGCCTTTTGAGTCATTATCTACAACAGATGCTGAATCATCTTCAAGATATCTTCAAGCTTTGGGGACAGGTTCAAGGGGTGGACCTTTGCAAGAATCTTCTTTTCCTCCTCTCCCTGTGGCTCCCAGCACCAGTCAACAGAAGTCCCAACATAGCTCAGGTTTACCGAATAACAACATGGCAGCGCATCTACGGAGACAGAAGAATGGGAATAAAAATGCTTTGAGTTCAGCTCAAGCTTGGCCAGCAACAAGTCATAGGACTGGGCAAGCATCAAGTATTTCAAGTCAGGTTAGACCAGGAGCAAATGTTTCAGCTGTAATATCGCTTGGTAATGGTAGTGGTAATGGTAACAGGGTTGCACAGTTGGGCTATGCAAGCTCGACTCAGGCTCAGGCTCATGCTCAGGCTCAAGCTCAGGCTCAAGCTCAGGCTCAAGCTCAAGCTCAAGCTCAGGCTCAGGCTCAGGCTCGACCCACAACGGCAGATATATTGATGTCATCTGGTTCTCGAACAAGCTCTGGCAGCAAAAGTAGGATTAGCCATTCTTCATCAGCTCCAAATCTCAGTGATGGTGGATACTCAGAACCATCTGCTTCTGATTTTCCTCCTGTTTCTGCTGCACAAGGGCACAAGCAATCCTCAAGCAGCCAGGTGCTGACAAATGTGGAAGATGTTCGTATGGCCAACAAATCTTTGGTGGAAAAGATGCGAGCTGCTCTTGATTATGATGAAGAAAAATATACTGCTTTTAAAGAAGTATCTGGACAGTATCGTCAGGGCTTAATAGGCACAGACAGATATTTGGATTATGTACATCAGCATGGCTTGTCACATCTAGTTCTTGAGCTGGCTAGACTCTTGCCTGATGTTCAGAAGCAGAAAGAACTAATTGACACCTACCATGCTAGTTTACAAAGCAATGGTCTGCAGGAGAATGGTGGTGGGGCCCAGGGCAGTGTGTTGTGGAAGGAGAAGGATGCCTCTaagaaagggaaaggaaaagggaAATCTGTTGATACTGCTGGCAGTAATTCAAAGGATGTTCTGGCCGATAGTATTCTCAGCACTGTCCGCCAATTGCAGTCAAGTTATAAGCCTACTGAAGAAATTACGGAAGTGCTATCAAAGGATGGTTACCGTCCTTCCAAAGGTAAAGCAAAGGTGATGGTGGAGGAGCAGCAGGTGCAACTCAATTCAAGCAATCAGCCATCAATAAGAATTGGGGGCCAAAATGAGTCCTTACCAGTGAAAGCTGGATCAGGGGATGGGGGTGGTGGTAGCAAGCAGCGAAAAAAAACCTCAAAGTTCCACCGAGTTCGGCTTGGTGATGGTTCAATGGCATCACTAGTGGATCTCAAAAATTCTGAGCCAGACCCTGAACCTGAACCATTAGATAACAAGTTTGATGGTAGCCAAAACTCAACTGGAGCACTGCCTGTACGGGGGGTATGGAAGAAGGGAGGAAGTAAAAAGCTCTTTTTATAA